A genomic region of Bombus fervidus isolate BK054 chromosome 17, iyBomFerv1, whole genome shotgun sequence contains the following coding sequences:
- the LOC139996295 gene encoding E3 ubiquitin ligase Rnf121 isoform X2, whose protein sequence is MRLSMHSHIIPNKSEDEMTVEEKWMVQHVKMHEQHKGHEGMHLEMLLILFGTLLIAQIILVEWKKIHYKSYQFVTLIAMWLIPFGLSLKHHWWRFIFLWLVTSCITGLVVRKAVQKPIAGTTPRLVYKWFLFIYKLSYMLGIISYVIMLATFFGLYLVFEVKPQIWMDCSFLLLFYGLYFGVLGRDVAEICADKMASHIGYYVPGHMPTRTLDPGVCAVCGNRLLVSENEPGVIENTYKLSCEHVFHEFCIRGWCIVGKKQTCPYCKEKVDLKKMFHNPWERPHVLYGQLLDWIRWLVAWQPLILFLVQGINWGLGLE, encoded by the exons ATGAGATTAAGTATGCATTCACACATAATTCCAAATAAG aGTGAAGATGAGATGACAGTAGAAGAGAAATGGAT GGTGCAACATGTAAAAATGCACGAACAACATAAAGGGCATGAAGGAATGCATTTAGAAATGCTGCTTATTTTATTTGGAACTTTGTTAATAGCACAGATTATATTAGTTGAATGGaagaaaatacattataaGTCATATCAG ttTGTTACTTTAATCGCTATGTGGCTAATTCCATTTGGATTAAGTTTAAAACATCATTGGTGgagatttatatttctctGGTTAGTAACATCTTGTATAACAGGATTAGTGGTAAGGAAGGCTGTTCAAAAACCTATAGCAGGTACAACACCAAG attgGTGTATAAatggtttctttttatttataaattaagttATATGTTGGGCATAATAAGTTATGTTATAATGTTAGCCACATTTTTTGGTTTATATCTTGTGTTTGAGGTAAAGCCACAAATATGGATGGATTGTAGTTtccttttgttattttatggtCTTTATTTTGGAGTATTAGGAAGAGATGTTGCAGAAATATGTGCAGATAAAATGGCTTCACATATCGGG TATTATGTACCAGGCCATATGCCAACAAGAACTTTAGATCCTGGTGTGTGTGCAGTATGTGGAAATAGACTTTTAGTGTCAGAAAATGAACCTGGTGTTATTGAAAACACGTACAAACTTAGTTGTGAACACGTATTTCACGAATTTTGTATCAGAGGATGGTGCATTGTAGGAAAAAAACAAACATGTCCATATTGTAAAGAAAAAGTCGATCTCAAGAAAATGTTTCACAATCC ATGGGAACGACCTCATGTTTTGTATGGTCAACTACTAGACTGGATCAGGTGGTTAGTTGCTTGGCAAccattaattttgtttctcgTTCAAGGTATCAATTGGGGCCTAGGCCTCGAGTAA
- the LOC139996295 gene encoding E3 ubiquitin ligase Rnf121 isoform X1, protein MRLSMHSHIIPNKSEDEMTVEEKWMVQHVKMHEQHKGHEGMHLEMLLILFGTLLIAQIILVEWKKIHYKSYQFVTLIAMWLIPFGLSLKHHWWRFIFLWLVTSCITGLVVRKAVQKPIAGTTPRLVYKWFLFIYKLSYMLGIISYVIMLATFFGLYLVFEVKPQIWMDCSFLLLFYGLYFGVLGRDVAEICADKMASHIGYYVPGHMPTRTLDPGVCAVCGNRLLVSENEPGVIENTYKLSCEHVFHEFCIRGWCIVGKKQTCPYCKEKVDLKKMFHNPWERPHVLYGQLLDWIRWLVAWQPLILFLVQGINWGLGLEMPEGTDNGNVNTTKLGIDIR, encoded by the exons ATGAGATTAAGTATGCATTCACACATAATTCCAAATAAG aGTGAAGATGAGATGACAGTAGAAGAGAAATGGAT GGTGCAACATGTAAAAATGCACGAACAACATAAAGGGCATGAAGGAATGCATTTAGAAATGCTGCTTATTTTATTTGGAACTTTGTTAATAGCACAGATTATATTAGTTGAATGGaagaaaatacattataaGTCATATCAG ttTGTTACTTTAATCGCTATGTGGCTAATTCCATTTGGATTAAGTTTAAAACATCATTGGTGgagatttatatttctctGGTTAGTAACATCTTGTATAACAGGATTAGTGGTAAGGAAGGCTGTTCAAAAACCTATAGCAGGTACAACACCAAG attgGTGTATAAatggtttctttttatttataaattaagttATATGTTGGGCATAATAAGTTATGTTATAATGTTAGCCACATTTTTTGGTTTATATCTTGTGTTTGAGGTAAAGCCACAAATATGGATGGATTGTAGTTtccttttgttattttatggtCTTTATTTTGGAGTATTAGGAAGAGATGTTGCAGAAATATGTGCAGATAAAATGGCTTCACATATCGGG TATTATGTACCAGGCCATATGCCAACAAGAACTTTAGATCCTGGTGTGTGTGCAGTATGTGGAAATAGACTTTTAGTGTCAGAAAATGAACCTGGTGTTATTGAAAACACGTACAAACTTAGTTGTGAACACGTATTTCACGAATTTTGTATCAGAGGATGGTGCATTGTAGGAAAAAAACAAACATGTCCATATTGTAAAGAAAAAGTCGATCTCAAGAAAATGTTTCACAATCC ATGGGAACGACCTCATGTTTTGTATGGTCAACTACTAGACTGGATCAGGTGGTTAGTTGCTTGGCAAccattaattttgtttctcgTTCAAGGTATCAATTGGGGCCTAGGCCTCGA AATGCCGGAAGGTACAGACAACGGAAATGTGAATACGACGAAACTAGgaatcgatatacgttaa